ACAGAGTTCACTGAAATTATTTCGTGCGCTCTACGTGGTCTCTGTGCGAAAAAAATCCAAGCCTCATTTCGAGCTTCTATTCTTTAAGAAAATTTCCACTCTTTCTTTTGCATTCTTTCTAATATTCGCGTAGAAAAAATGGAAATCTCCAGTATGTAAATTTCCATCCTTTCCTAAATTGGGAGTTCTAGTGATTTCAGGCTCGTGTATCCATAATACTCCTGAATTACATTTAGCATCCGCGCCCCCCGGGATCAATTGATCAAAACTTCTGTTTACGCTTCCTAAGTTTTCAGACTTTGGAGAATATTCCTCATCCTGTTTCCAACTCAAAGGATTCACACAGACTGTGTCTTTTCCGTATCTGTCCAATAATCTACCCGGAGAATTTCCCCAAATATAGGAATTCCACCCTACTACACATCCGGTTTCTTTCGGATTGGAGCATACGGGCAGACCGGTTTCTTCCGCTTTGAACGGAAATCCGATCGAATAAGATGCAATTAGGTTTTTCTTATATTCTAGATTGGAAGAGATTACTTCCTTGAGTAAGCGGATAGAATGTCGGGTGCCTTGGCTATGAGAAGCTATGATAAAAGGCCTTCCCTTATTCCAATGTTTCATATAATACAAAAAGGAAGACTTCACATCCTCATAGGCAAAATCCAAAGCGGCTTCTCCTTCGGAAGCATCCTTTGTAAAAACAAAAAAAGCAGCCTGTCTATATCTGGGAGCATACACTTTACAACACTCATTAAATGCGCTTGCTTGGGTCCGAATAGGATGTTTATCGGTTCTTTCGTTTAAACTCTCGTCCTTGAGATCTCCATTCCAATATTTAGGTCGAAGAAGTAATGTGGTCGGATGAATGTAAAAGGTATCCGCCTCTGCGATAGATTGGTTTTCTTTTAAGTGTGAATTTTCAGGAACCAGGTCGGCATTGTCTTTTTTATCAGGAAGTGCAGCCCAAAATTCAGACTTAGAATAATCAGGAGCTATTAAGTTCTTACTCTCTTCAAAATCCTTTCTAGGTTTGATGAGGAACATACACTGAAAACTAATTACTGCAAACATGGAAATAAAAAGAGAGTTGCGAAAGAATTTCATATTACCTAATCCTTGGTCCAAACATATGAAAGCGAAGAAAGGCGCAGGTTTCCGAATTTACGTAAAATTCTTAAAATAAAATTTCTTCTAAACGAGCCAACGCGAATTCCAACTTATCGTTTATTATGATATGATCGAATTCGTCTTTACGAGCCAATTCTTGTTTTCCGTTCCTAATCCTTTTTAGGATACTTTCTTCGGAGTCTGTCCCTCTTCCTCTAAGTCTGTTCTCCCATTCTTCTTCATTGGGGGGAAGTATAAAGATCGTGATCGCTTCTTTTCCGAGTTTTTCTTTTACTTGAGCCGCACCCTGCACGTCCAGGTCCATGATCACGGATTTACCGGAAGAAGTGCATTGGTTTACGAACTTTGCGGGAGTTCCATAATAATTATCATGGACCTTGGCCCACTCTAAAAATTCCCCCTTCTCTATTCCGGATTCGAATTCCTCTTTCGTTAGAAAAAAATACGTTACGCCTTCCTTGTCTCCCGGACGTGGAGCCCTGGTCGTACAAGAAACTGAAAAAGCCAAATCAGGATGTTTGGCTCTTATCATTTGGATGAGTGTGGATTTACCTCCTCCTGCTACGGAGGATAGAACGATCAGCTTGGGAGAGTTCAGTCCTTTTCTTCCTCTTCTTCTGCAATGGAGTTATCCCTGCTTTCTATCCTTCTTGTGAGGG
Above is a genomic segment from Leptospira johnsonii containing:
- a CDS encoding DUF3089 domain-containing protein, producing MKFFRNSLFISMFAVISFQCMFLIKPRKDFEESKNLIAPDYSKSEFWAALPDKKDNADLVPENSHLKENQSIAEADTFYIHPTTLLLRPKYWNGDLKDESLNERTDKHPIRTQASAFNECCKVYAPRYRQAAFFVFTKDASEGEAALDFAYEDVKSSFLYYMKHWNKGRPFIIASHSQGTRHSIRLLKEVISSNLEYKKNLIASYSIGFPFKAEETGLPVCSNPKETGCVVGWNSYIWGNSPGRLLDRYGKDTVCVNPLSWKQDEEYSPKSENLGSVNRSFDQLIPGGADAKCNSGVLWIHEPEITRTPNLGKDGNLHTGDFHFFYANIRKNAKERVEIFLKNRSSK
- the gmk gene encoding guanylate kinase; this translates as MIVLSSVAGGGKSTLIQMIRAKHPDLAFSVSCTTRAPRPGDKEGVTYFFLTKEEFESGIEKGEFLEWAKVHDNYYGTPAKFVNQCTSSGKSVIMDLDVQGAAQVKEKLGKEAITIFILPPNEEEWENRLRGRGTDSEESILKRIRNGKQELARKDEFDHIIINDKLEFALARLEEILF